A window from Embleya scabrispora encodes these proteins:
- a CDS encoding M15 family metallopeptidase, whose product MDQIILMSDPLVAAVPVRDRGEPLVDVRADGSLPVDPRQAEWAAAYTFLRVGVLDRLIKAQAALPDGLRLLFVEGYRPPALQRRYFEEYADELRAAHPDWDADRVHVAASRYVSPPEIAPHSAGAAVDLTLVDPTGRELDLGTPMNASPEESAGACYTAAENITPQARANRAILSTALTEAGLVNYPTEWWHWSYGDRYWALLTHADAALYGPANYPDPPPPSRHPSTDGPGEPDARAAR is encoded by the coding sequence ATGGATCAGATCATCTTGATGTCCGACCCGCTCGTGGCGGCCGTCCCCGTCCGCGATCGTGGCGAGCCGCTGGTGGACGTGCGTGCGGACGGCTCGTTGCCGGTGGACCCGCGCCAGGCGGAGTGGGCCGCCGCGTACACCTTCCTGCGCGTCGGCGTGCTCGATCGGCTGATCAAGGCGCAGGCGGCGCTGCCCGACGGGCTGCGCCTGCTGTTCGTCGAGGGATACCGGCCACCGGCGCTGCAACGCCGATACTTCGAGGAGTACGCCGACGAGCTGCGCGCCGCGCACCCCGACTGGGACGCCGACCGCGTCCACGTCGCGGCCAGCCGCTACGTCTCCCCGCCCGAGATCGCCCCGCACAGCGCCGGCGCCGCGGTCGACCTGACCCTCGTCGACCCGACCGGCCGCGAACTCGACCTCGGCACGCCGATGAACGCGAGCCCCGAGGAAAGCGCCGGCGCCTGCTACACCGCCGCCGAGAACATCACCCCGCAGGCCCGCGCCAATCGCGCCATCCTGAGCACCGCCCTGACCGAGGCCGGCTTGGTCAACTACCCGACCGAGTGGTGGCACTGGTCCTACGGCGACCGCTACTGGGCCCTGCTCACCCACGCCGACGCCGCCCTCTACGGCCCCGCGAACTACCCTGACCCACCCCCACCGAGCCGGCACCCGTCGACCGACGGTCCAGGCGAGCCGGACGCTCGGGCAGCCCGGTGA
- a CDS encoding alkaline phosphatase, which produces MPDLRLSRRHLAWGAAAVLAAGVAVPGAASAFGQADRARHAIKDGQARNVIMLLGDGMGDSEITLARNYSVGAAGRLNMDGFPLTGAYTTYAVDKNKRPDYVTDSAASGTGWATGQKTVNGRISKTPDTDKALPTILELARKNGYATGSVTTAELTDATPAVLQAHATDRSCQGPADMAKCPTDTIAAGGPGSIAEQSVAGGFDVLLGGGKARFDQTITQGPFAGKTVLQQARESGYQVATDADSLEAARAGKPVLGLFAPVNVPVEWTGKAAAVGGTEPQRCITSNPNRPAGTPTLVQQTAKAIELLEAKQSGRGHDRGKGFFLQVEGASIDKQDHAADPCGQIGETVAFDQAVKLARAYAAKHPDTLVVTTADHAHTSQIVPLDATPPGLSSTLVTNEGVQLKVNYSTNTPGKSQEHTGTEVRIAAQGPQAFRVLGVTDQTELFNTFRAALRLR; this is translated from the coding sequence ATGCCGGATCTGCGTTTGTCCCGTCGTCATCTCGCGTGGGGGGCAGCCGCCGTGTTGGCCGCCGGCGTCGCCGTACCCGGCGCGGCGTCGGCGTTCGGTCAGGCGGATCGAGCCCGGCACGCGATCAAGGACGGTCAGGCCAGGAACGTCATCATGCTGCTCGGTGACGGGATGGGCGACTCCGAGATCACCCTGGCCCGGAACTACTCGGTCGGCGCGGCCGGTCGACTGAACATGGACGGGTTCCCGCTCACCGGCGCGTACACCACGTACGCCGTGGACAAGAACAAGCGCCCGGACTACGTCACCGACTCGGCCGCGAGCGGCACCGGGTGGGCGACCGGGCAGAAGACGGTCAACGGCCGCATCTCCAAGACCCCGGACACCGACAAGGCGCTGCCCACGATCCTGGAACTGGCCAGGAAGAACGGCTACGCCACGGGCAGCGTCACCACGGCCGAGCTGACCGATGCCACTCCGGCGGTCCTCCAGGCGCACGCCACGGACCGCAGCTGCCAGGGCCCGGCGGACATGGCCAAGTGCCCGACCGACACGATCGCCGCGGGCGGCCCCGGCTCGATCGCCGAGCAGAGCGTCGCGGGCGGGTTCGACGTGCTGCTCGGCGGCGGCAAGGCCCGCTTCGACCAGACCATCACGCAGGGCCCGTTCGCGGGCAAGACCGTGCTCCAACAGGCGCGGGAGTCGGGCTACCAGGTCGCCACCGACGCCGACTCGCTCGAGGCCGCGCGGGCCGGCAAGCCGGTACTCGGCCTGTTCGCGCCGGTCAACGTCCCGGTCGAGTGGACCGGCAAGGCCGCCGCGGTGGGCGGTACCGAGCCGCAGCGCTGCATCACCTCGAACCCGAACCGCCCGGCCGGCACGCCGACCCTGGTGCAGCAGACCGCCAAGGCGATCGAGCTGCTGGAGGCCAAGCAGTCCGGGCGCGGCCACGACCGCGGCAAGGGCTTCTTCCTCCAGGTCGAGGGCGCCTCGATCGACAAGCAGGACCACGCCGCCGACCCGTGCGGTCAGATCGGTGAGACCGTCGCGTTCGACCAGGCGGTCAAGCTCGCCCGCGCGTACGCGGCCAAGCACCCCGACACGCTCGTGGTGACCACCGCGGACCACGCGCACACCAGCCAGATCGTGCCGCTGGACGCCACCCCTCCGGGTCTGTCCTCGACGCTGGTCACCAACGAGGGCGTGCAGCTCAAGGTCAACTACTCGACCAACACCCCCGGCAAGTCGCAGGAGCACACCGGCACCGAGGTGCGCATCGCGGCCCAGGGCCCGCAGGCGTTCCGCGTGCTCGGCGTGACCGACCAGACGGAACTGTTCAACACGTTCCGAGCGGCACTGCGACTGCGCTGA
- a CDS encoding GNAT family N-acetyltransferase, whose product MVDIGRLTPADRADWQVLFEGYNTFYERTLAPELFDRAWTAFQADTRMHALGAKVDGKLVGITHFLVHASTTAPDVCYLQDLFTAPEARGRGVARALIAAVTEWARDHECSRVYWSTHQDNTTARRLYDKVALNRGFILYQISL is encoded by the coding sequence ATGGTCGACATCGGCAGGCTGACCCCGGCGGATCGCGCGGACTGGCAGGTCCTGTTCGAGGGGTACAACACCTTCTACGAACGCACCCTCGCCCCCGAGCTGTTCGACCGCGCCTGGACCGCGTTCCAGGCGGACACCCGAATGCACGCCCTGGGCGCCAAGGTGGACGGAAAGCTCGTCGGCATCACACACTTCCTGGTGCACGCGAGCACCACCGCACCCGACGTCTGCTACCTCCAGGACCTGTTCACCGCACCCGAGGCCCGCGGCAGGGGCGTGGCCCGCGCGCTGATCGCCGCAGTGACCGAATGGGCCCGCGACCACGAGTGTTCCCGGGTGTACTGGTCCACCCACCAGGACAACACCACCGCCCGCCGGCTCTACGACAAGGTGGCCCTCAACCGCGGCTTCATCCTCTATCAGATCAGCCTCTGA
- a CDS encoding helical backbone metal receptor translates to MRDDLDLPVPVPDEVRRVVSLVPSLTEAVAVSAPGLLVGATDWCTHPAELDVVRIRGTKNPDLDAIRALAPDLVLANEEENRPADLAALRAAGIAVWVTRVRGLDEAFTALERMLVHGCRLPAPPWLAACRAAWAGLPAAPPRRAIVPVWRRPWMVAGRDTFAADVLARFGLTNVFAEHAERWPKVTVDELRAAEPDLVVLPDEPYRFTAEDGPEAFPGLPVALVDGRYLTWYGPSLARAPEVLAAQLTQPGD, encoded by the coding sequence ATGCGTGACGATCTCGATCTGCCCGTGCCGGTACCCGACGAGGTGCGGCGCGTGGTTTCGCTGGTGCCCTCGCTCACCGAGGCGGTCGCGGTGAGCGCGCCCGGCCTGCTGGTCGGCGCCACCGACTGGTGCACGCATCCCGCCGAGCTGGACGTGGTCCGGATCCGGGGCACCAAGAACCCGGACCTGGACGCCATCCGCGCCCTTGCCCCGGATCTGGTCCTGGCCAACGAGGAGGAGAACCGCCCGGCCGATCTGGCCGCGCTGCGGGCGGCCGGAATCGCCGTGTGGGTCACCCGGGTTCGCGGCCTGGACGAGGCCTTCACCGCGCTGGAGCGCATGCTCGTGCACGGCTGCCGACTGCCGGCGCCGCCCTGGCTCGCGGCCTGCCGGGCCGCGTGGGCGGGACTGCCGGCGGCCCCGCCGCGTCGGGCGATCGTCCCGGTGTGGCGGCGACCGTGGATGGTCGCCGGCCGGGACACCTTCGCCGCCGACGTGCTGGCCCGGTTCGGCCTGACGAACGTGTTCGCCGAGCACGCCGAACGCTGGCCGAAGGTCACCGTCGACGAACTCCGCGCCGCCGAGCCGGACTTGGTGGTACTCCCCGACGAGCCCTACCGTTTCACCGCCGAGGACGGCCCGGAGGCGTTCCCCGGCCTGCCGGTCGCACTGGTCGACGGCCGATACCTCACCTGGTACGGCCCGTCGCTGGCCCGAGCCCCCGAAGTCCTGGCCGCGCAACTGACGCAGCCCGGCGACTGA
- a CDS encoding MSMEG_1061 family FMN-dependent PPOX-type flavoprotein, which produces MITSTENTVARSGPGLFDALSADAISDVAGLRELYEHPGAVAAAKEMDRLTEKTRALVGCASLVFVASTDAAGRCDVTPRGGPAGFVTVLDDRTLVIPDATGNKRLDTLHNVVTTGRVGLLFVIPGRTTTLRANGRACVSARPELLAQLTPVGKPPVSALVVEVDEVYPHCPKALLRSSAWKPDGWLPADAQPSSAEVTLAQLRMPGLTIEAVRQAEEDSLKYRYE; this is translated from the coding sequence ATGATCACCAGCACCGAGAACACCGTCGCCCGGAGCGGACCCGGCCTGTTCGACGCGTTGAGCGCCGACGCGATATCCGACGTCGCGGGCCTGCGCGAGCTGTACGAACATCCCGGCGCGGTCGCCGCCGCCAAGGAGATGGACCGGCTCACCGAGAAGACCCGCGCACTGGTCGGCTGCGCGTCGTTGGTCTTCGTCGCCAGTACCGACGCCGCCGGCCGCTGTGATGTCACCCCGCGCGGCGGCCCGGCCGGTTTCGTCACCGTGCTCGACGACCGCACCCTGGTCATCCCCGACGCCACCGGCAACAAGCGCCTCGACACGCTGCACAACGTGGTGACGACCGGCCGGGTCGGCCTGCTGTTCGTGATTCCCGGGCGCACCACCACACTTCGCGCCAACGGCCGCGCGTGCGTGTCCGCGCGGCCGGAGTTGCTGGCACAGCTCACGCCGGTGGGCAAGCCGCCGGTCAGCGCGCTCGTGGTCGAGGTGGACGAGGTGTACCCGCACTGCCCCAAGGCGCTGCTGCGCAGTTCGGCCTGGAAGCCGGACGGCTGGCTGCCGGCCGACGCCCAGCCGAGTTCGGCCGAGGTGACCCTTGCCCAGCTGCGCATGCCCGGGTTGACCATCGAGGCCGTCCGGCAGGCGGAGGAGGACTCGTTGAAGTACCGGTACGAGTAG
- a CDS encoding CatB-related O-acetyltransferase: MPGQPRVVLLKPLVTSPLIEVGDFSYYDDPDDPTAFETRNVLYHYGPERLVIGKFCALGEGVRFVMNGANHRMDGPSTFPFPIMGGSWAQHFDLISGLPGRGDTVVGHDVWFGYRAMVMPGVRIGNGAIVASGAVVVDDVPDYTIVGGNPAKPIRTRFGPEDIARLLELAWWDWPIEHITRHVRTIASGTVAELAAVAP; encoded by the coding sequence ATGCCGGGGCAGCCGCGCGTGGTCCTGCTCAAGCCGCTGGTGACCTCGCCGCTGATCGAGGTCGGGGACTTCTCCTACTACGACGACCCGGACGATCCCACCGCGTTCGAGACCCGCAACGTGCTCTACCACTACGGGCCGGAGCGGCTGGTGATCGGGAAGTTCTGCGCGCTGGGCGAGGGCGTGCGGTTCGTGATGAACGGGGCCAACCACCGGATGGACGGACCCTCGACCTTCCCGTTCCCGATCATGGGCGGGTCCTGGGCGCAGCACTTCGACCTGATCTCCGGCCTGCCGGGACGGGGCGACACGGTGGTCGGCCACGACGTCTGGTTCGGCTACCGGGCCATGGTGATGCCCGGCGTCCGGATCGGAAACGGCGCGATCGTCGCCTCCGGTGCCGTGGTGGTGGACGACGTCCCGGACTACACGATCGTCGGCGGCAATCCGGCGAAGCCGATCCGTACCCGGTTCGGCCCGGAGGACATCGCGCGCCTGCTCGAACTGGCGTGGTGGGACTGGCCGATCGAACACATCACCCGGCATGTCCGGACCATCGCGTCCGGCACGGTCGCCGAGTTGGCGGCGGTCGCGCCGTAG
- a CDS encoding TetR/AcrR family transcriptional regulator, translated as MPVKARDRLLATAEELFYAEGIRAVGIERILAESGVGRASLYRHFPGKDDLVVAVLEARDRRWRAWLAERVEALGGGPPAVFDALAERFARNDFRGCAFINTMVESADPDGPAHRVAADHKERVVAYLEQLLAAAQVSEPAVLAREFALLVDGAIVTALRERTPAPAVRARRIAQALLAADGAGAG; from the coding sequence GTGCCCGTCAAAGCCCGAGACCGCCTGCTCGCCACCGCCGAGGAACTCTTCTACGCCGAGGGGATCCGGGCCGTCGGCATCGAACGCATCCTGGCCGAATCCGGCGTCGGCCGGGCCTCGTTGTATCGGCACTTCCCCGGCAAGGACGACCTCGTCGTCGCCGTCCTGGAAGCTCGCGACCGGCGCTGGCGGGCCTGGCTGGCGGAGCGGGTCGAGGCGCTGGGCGGCGGCCCCCCGGCCGTCTTCGACGCGCTCGCCGAGCGGTTCGCGCGGAACGACTTCCGGGGGTGCGCGTTCATCAACACGATGGTGGAGTCCGCCGACCCGGACGGTCCGGCGCACCGCGTCGCGGCCGACCACAAGGAGCGGGTGGTCGCCTACCTGGAACAGCTCCTGGCCGCCGCGCAGGTCTCGGAACCGGCCGTGTTGGCCCGGGAGTTCGCGCTGCTCGTCGACGGTGCGATCGTCACCGCGCTGCGGGAGCGCACCCCCGCGCCGGCGGTCCGGGCCCGTCGGATCGCCCAGGCGCTGCTGGCGGCCGACGGGGCCGGGGCCGGATAG
- a CDS encoding carboxymuconolactone decarboxylase family protein has protein sequence MSSTPAPTPTSTPTSTPAPTSPGATDAHTDLLARVEKQLGRVPNLYAALASGPAALEGYLAMRDRLTRGVLRARLREQLALLIAQENECTYCVSAHSYRGALMGLTEDELRETRDARDADPHADAVLTLARRIVRTRGRVGEEHRSTARAAGVTEAEEAEIVAHIALNTLSNYYNHLARPELDFPEVTA, from the coding sequence ATGTCGTCCACACCCGCGCCCACGCCCACATCCACGCCCACATCCACACCCGCGCCTACGTCGCCCGGGGCGACCGACGCGCATACGGATCTACTGGCACGGGTCGAGAAGCAACTCGGCCGCGTGCCGAATCTGTACGCGGCGCTCGCGAGCGGTCCGGCCGCGCTGGAGGGCTACCTCGCGATGCGCGACCGGCTCACCCGAGGTGTCCTGCGGGCGCGCCTTCGGGAGCAGTTGGCGCTGCTGATCGCGCAGGAGAACGAGTGCACCTACTGCGTCAGCGCGCACTCCTACCGGGGCGCCCTGATGGGCCTGACCGAGGACGAACTGCGGGAGACCCGGGACGCGCGCGACGCGGACCCGCACGCCGACGCCGTGCTGACCTTGGCCCGGCGAATCGTCCGCACCCGGGGCCGGGTCGGCGAGGAGCACCGGTCCACGGCCCGCGCGGCCGGGGTCACCGAGGCCGAAGAGGCCGAGATCGTCGCGCACATCGCGCTCAACACGCTGTCCAACTACTACAACCACCTGGCTCGGCCCGAGCTGGACTTCCCGGAGGTGACCGCGTGA
- a CDS encoding TIGR03086 family metal-binding protein, producing MTVDLHSPAATVARLAADLPDDRLDDPTPCANYAVRDLLSHLVGLTIAFRGAGRKDLGPTTATAPPAKMPDLDPDWRTILPRELDELVAVWRRPDAWEGMTQAGGVTLPAEVMGLVAHNELLLHGWDLARALGREYTVDTANLEASLVFLTPAQAAADPDLPDPDAIFAPPVAVPADAPLLDRVVAMAGRSPSWQPA from the coding sequence ATGACCGTGGATCTGCACTCGCCGGCCGCGACCGTCGCCCGTCTCGCGGCGGACCTGCCGGACGACCGGCTGGACGATCCGACCCCGTGTGCGAACTACGCGGTTCGGGATCTGCTCTCCCATCTGGTCGGCCTGACCATCGCGTTCCGCGGCGCGGGCCGCAAGGATCTGGGCCCGACCACCGCCACCGCCCCGCCCGCGAAGATGCCCGACCTCGATCCGGACTGGCGCACGATCCTGCCGCGCGAGCTGGACGAACTCGTGGCCGTCTGGCGGCGGCCGGACGCGTGGGAGGGAATGACCCAGGCCGGCGGGGTGACCCTGCCCGCCGAGGTCATGGGACTCGTCGCACACAACGAACTCCTGCTGCACGGGTGGGACCTGGCCCGCGCGCTGGGCCGTGAGTACACCGTGGACACGGCGAACCTGGAGGCCTCGTTGGTCTTCCTCACCCCGGCCCAGGCGGCGGCCGACCCCGATCTCCCCGACCCGGACGCCATCTTCGCGCCCCCGGTGGCGGTTCCCGCGGACGCGCCGCTGCTCGACCGGGTGGTCGCCATGGCCGGCCGCAGCCCGTCGTGGCAGCCGGCGTAG
- a CDS encoding siderophore-interacting protein, translating into MGGSPLVSLLHVTEVTRITPRMTRVSFTGEGLGDDFATWPDQQLKLCFPRPGQHAPLLPQEDPDDLGRWYGAFLAIPEAERPWMRSYTVRAHHPERAAIDVDFVLHPDAGPATRWAETACPGDVLARYGPSAAYARPLGTADTYLLVGDETALPAIGSILAALPEATHAIVYAEVVDAAEEQRFFSRARLTTHWLHRGAVPAGHGDLLPAALRAARLPEGSTRAWLAGEAGTVRALRRHLVDERGLARGAVEFAGYWRLRLTQDDAPTEADLAEARERVADAAASGC; encoded by the coding sequence ATGGGCGGATCACCGCTCGTTTCTCTTCTCCACGTCACCGAGGTCACCCGGATCACCCCGCGCATGACGCGCGTGAGCTTCACCGGTGAGGGGCTGGGCGACGACTTCGCGACCTGGCCCGATCAACAGCTCAAACTGTGCTTCCCACGCCCCGGACAACACGCGCCGCTGCTGCCGCAGGAGGATCCGGACGACCTCGGGCGGTGGTACGGGGCGTTCCTGGCCATCCCCGAGGCCGAACGCCCCTGGATGCGCAGCTACACGGTCCGCGCCCACCACCCCGAACGCGCCGCGATCGACGTCGACTTCGTGCTGCACCCGGACGCCGGGCCGGCGACCCGCTGGGCCGAGACGGCGTGCCCCGGCGACGTCCTCGCCCGCTACGGCCCTTCGGCGGCCTACGCCCGGCCGCTCGGCACCGCCGACACGTATCTGCTGGTCGGCGACGAGACCGCGCTGCCCGCCATCGGCTCGATCCTGGCGGCGTTGCCCGAGGCCACGCACGCGATCGTGTACGCGGAGGTGGTGGACGCGGCCGAGGAGCAACGTTTCTTCTCCCGGGCCCGGCTCACCACGCACTGGCTGCATCGCGGCGCGGTGCCGGCCGGGCACGGTGATCTGCTGCCGGCGGCGCTACGGGCCGCCCGGTTGCCGGAGGGGTCGACCCGGGCCTGGTTGGCGGGTGAGGCGGGGACGGTCCGGGCGCTGCGCCGGCACCTGGTCGACGAGCGCGGGCTGGCCAGGGGGGCGGTCGAGTTCGCGGGCTACTGGCGCCTGCGGCTGACCCAGGACGACGCGCCGACCGAGGCGGACCTGGCCGAGGCGCGCGAGCGGGTGGCGGACGCGGCGGCGAGCGGTTGCTGA
- a CDS encoding enoyl-CoA hydratase/isomerase family protein, translating into MTPHAQPPQPSPEDTVLVDRIGPAGRLGRITLNRPRAINALDHPMVRRITAALDEWARDDSVAAVLITGAGERGLCAGGDIRAIRADALEGGHAAREFWRDEYLLNARIAAYPKPYVAIMDGVVMGGGVGVSAHGDVRIVTERSTVAMPETGIGFVPDVGGTYLLSRAPGELGTHLALTAGAIGAADAISCGLADHFVPSDRLPALLDALAAGDPAEVAARHAEPAPAGVLAERRAWIDACYAADAVEEILDRLLDSGEPAAKEAAEVIAAKSPTALKVTLAALRRARRAASLGAVLDQEYRVSCAAVTTPDLVEGVRAQVVDKDRRPRWSPATLAEVGAADVEAFFAPLGERELGLG; encoded by the coding sequence ATGACGCCGCACGCGCAGCCCCCGCAGCCCTCGCCCGAGGACACCGTGCTGGTCGACCGGATCGGACCGGCGGGCCGGCTCGGTCGGATCACCCTGAACCGGCCGCGCGCGATCAACGCGCTGGACCACCCGATGGTGCGCCGGATCACCGCCGCGCTCGACGAGTGGGCGCGGGACGACTCCGTCGCGGCCGTACTGATCACCGGCGCCGGCGAGCGCGGGCTGTGTGCGGGCGGGGACATCCGGGCGATCCGCGCGGACGCGCTCGAGGGCGGCCACGCGGCGCGCGAGTTCTGGCGCGACGAATACCTGCTCAACGCGCGGATAGCGGCGTATCCGAAGCCCTACGTCGCGATCATGGACGGTGTGGTGATGGGCGGCGGCGTCGGCGTCTCGGCACACGGCGACGTACGCATCGTCACCGAACGCTCGACGGTGGCCATGCCGGAGACGGGGATCGGCTTCGTGCCGGACGTCGGCGGCACCTACCTTCTCTCCCGCGCCCCCGGCGAACTCGGCACCCATCTGGCGCTCACCGCCGGCGCGATCGGCGCCGCCGACGCCATCTCGTGCGGGCTGGCCGACCACTTCGTACCCTCGGACCGGCTGCCCGCCCTGCTCGACGCGCTGGCCGCCGGCGACCCGGCCGAGGTGGCGGCCCGCCACGCCGAACCCGCACCCGCCGGCGTGCTGGCCGAGCGGCGCGCCTGGATCGACGCGTGCTACGCGGCGGACGCGGTCGAGGAGATCCTGGACCGGCTGCTCGACAGCGGCGAACCGGCGGCCAAGGAGGCGGCCGAGGTGATCGCGGCCAAGTCGCCGACGGCGCTGAAGGTGACGCTGGCGGCGCTGCGCCGGGCGCGGCGGGCCGCGTCGCTCGGGGCGGTGCTGGACCAGGAGTACCGGGTCTCGTGCGCGGCGGTGACCACGCCCGATCTGGTCGAGGGTGTACGGGCGCAGGTGGTGGACAAGGACCGCCGGCCGCGCTGGTCGCCGGCGACGCTCGCGGAGGTCGGGGCGGCCGACGTGGAGGCGTTCTTCGCGCCGCTCGGGGAGCGGGAGTTGGGACTGGGCTGA
- a CDS encoding glutamate decarboxylase has product MSQEHVVAVNPIFARPGEAVAVERYRMPIGEMLPETAYRIVHDEVMLDGNARQNLATFVGTWMDEYAARLYTESFDKNMVDKDEYPHTAIIEDRCWKILAGLWNAPDPTHTIGTSTVGSSEACMLAGLALKRRWQHARRAAGKPTDRPNLVMSSAVQVVWEKFCNYWDVTPRFVPISEEHRTLDGHDLAAYVDENTIGVVAILGVTYTGAYEPVKRIAEALDRIQRDTGLDVPIHVDGASGAMVAPFLQSDLEWDFRLERVHSINTSGHKYGLVYPGLGWVVWRTADLLPEDLIFKVSYLGGETPSLALNFSRPGAQVLLQYYQFLRLGRSGYRAVQKSSQDVARHLADSIGAMDAFELWNDGSDIPVFAWRLKPGHTDNWNLYDLSDRLRMKGWQVPAYPMPDNLADTTVQRIVVRDGLGMDLARDLLDDIRAATDFLERLSGPMPTDGAAPGFHH; this is encoded by the coding sequence ATGTCGCAGGAGCACGTCGTCGCGGTCAATCCGATCTTCGCCCGCCCCGGGGAGGCGGTCGCCGTGGAGCGCTACCGGATGCCGATCGGCGAGATGTTGCCGGAGACCGCGTACCGGATCGTGCACGACGAGGTGATGCTCGACGGCAACGCCCGCCAGAACCTCGCCACCTTCGTCGGCACCTGGATGGACGAGTACGCCGCCCGGCTGTACACCGAGTCCTTCGACAAGAACATGGTCGACAAGGACGAGTACCCGCACACCGCGATCATCGAGGACCGCTGCTGGAAGATCCTCGCCGGCCTCTGGAACGCCCCCGACCCGACGCACACCATCGGCACCTCCACCGTCGGCTCCTCCGAGGCGTGCATGCTGGCCGGCCTCGCGCTCAAACGCCGCTGGCAACACGCCCGCCGGGCGGCGGGCAAGCCCACCGACCGGCCGAACCTGGTGATGAGCTCGGCGGTCCAGGTGGTCTGGGAGAAGTTCTGCAACTACTGGGACGTGACCCCGCGCTTCGTCCCGATCAGCGAGGAGCACCGCACCCTCGACGGCCACGACCTGGCCGCCTACGTGGACGAGAACACGATCGGCGTGGTGGCCATCCTCGGCGTCACCTACACGGGGGCCTACGAGCCGGTGAAGCGGATCGCGGAGGCCCTGGACCGAATCCAGCGCGACACCGGCCTCGACGTGCCGATCCACGTCGACGGCGCCTCGGGCGCGATGGTCGCGCCGTTCCTGCAGAGCGACCTGGAATGGGACTTCCGGCTGGAGCGGGTGCACTCGATCAACACGTCGGGACACAAGTACGGCCTGGTCTACCCGGGCCTGGGCTGGGTGGTGTGGCGCACCGCCGACCTGCTTCCGGAGGACCTGATCTTCAAGGTCAGCTACCTCGGCGGCGAGACCCCCAGCCTCGCGCTGAACTTCTCCCGCCCCGGCGCCCAGGTGCTGCTCCAGTACTACCAATTCCTGCGCCTGGGCCGCAGCGGCTACCGGGCCGTGCAGAAGTCGTCCCAGGACGTGGCCCGGCACCTCGCCGACTCGATCGGGGCGATGGACGCGTTCGAGTTGTGGAACGACGGCTCCGACATCCCGGTGTTCGCGTGGCGGCTGAAGCCCGGCCACACCGACAACTGGAACCTGTACGACCTGTCCGACCGACTGCGCATGAAGGGCTGGCAGGTGCCCGCCTACCCGATGCCGGACAATCTGGCCGACACGACCGTGCAGCGGATCGTGGTCCGCGACGGGCTCGGCATGGACCTGGCCAGGGACCTGCTCGACGACATCCGCGCCGCGACCGACTTCCTGGAGCGCCTCTCCGGCCCGATGCCCACCGACGGCGCGGCGCCCGGCTTCCACCACTGA
- a CDS encoding AAA family ATPase, translated as MQGADRVGAGEEPAGGSGGLMRPRGLVDLRGRAHGPAVLGYPAGAVVVVSGLPGSGKSTLLNRWSGSAVVVDPRTAHVEYQDRMPPWLPYAVYRPWVRLQHVRRLRAHVRSGRPVLVHDCGSRSWMRRWLARSADRQRRELHLVLLAVDAADALAGQEKRGRWVPGRVFDRHRRGLTRLLLALSVQGAAVVPEAASVVLLDRALREHVVALEFGPDRTAGPRPETPERPPAPPTAHIVVTRRDPKAPEPAS; from the coding sequence ATGCAGGGGGCGGACCGGGTGGGTGCGGGGGAGGAGCCGGCCGGGGGATCCGGTGGACTGATGCGACCGCGCGGGCTCGTCGATCTGCGGGGGCGCGCGCACGGGCCCGCCGTCCTGGGATATCCCGCCGGCGCCGTCGTGGTGGTCTCCGGGCTGCCGGGGAGCGGCAAGAGCACGCTGCTGAACCGCTGGTCCGGATCGGCGGTCGTGGTCGACCCGCGTACGGCGCACGTCGAGTATCAGGATCGGATGCCCCCCTGGTTGCCGTACGCGGTGTACCGCCCGTGGGTGCGGCTGCAACACGTCAGGCGGCTGCGCGCACACGTGCGGAGCGGGAGGCCGGTCCTCGTGCACGACTGCGGCAGCCGATCGTGGATGCGCCGGTGGTTGGCCAGGTCCGCCGATCGGCAACGCCGCGAACTGCACCTGGTCCTGCTCGCGGTGGACGCCGCCGACGCGCTGGCCGGACAGGAGAAGCGCGGACGCTGGGTGCCCGGCCGGGTCTTCGACCGGCATCGGCGCGGCCTGACCCGGCTGCTGCTGGCGCTGTCCGTACAGGGCGCCGCGGTCGTCCCCGAGGCGGCCTCCGTCGTACTGCTCGACCGCGCCCTGCGCGAACACGTGGTCGCCCTGGAATTCGGCCCGGACCGCACGGCCGGTCCCCGCCCGGAGACCCCCGAGCGGCCTCCGGCCCCGCCCACCGCGCACATCGTGGTCACCCGACGCGACCCCAAGGCTCCCGAACCCGCGTCCTAG